Proteins co-encoded in one Epinephelus moara isolate mb chromosome 13, YSFRI_EMoa_1.0, whole genome shotgun sequence genomic window:
- the mfsd1l gene encoding major facilitator superfamily domain-containing protein 1: MTQPAEKAYYRFVVLFFNCLLTFGSYFCFDIPSVLQDQFQGNLTCPNATVINGTVDCVEGLGMNPQQYNLLYAIYAWTNAVVVIMAGFLIDKLGNRFGVFLFSFLCVLGSSLFALGSHFKGTPYLLPLMLTGRLLFGSGNGSLTIVQNRITAFWFKGKELALAFGLTLAFSRLGSVLNFFLTQRFEESYGMQWTLWGGTLLCVLGFVSAVIVSALDKIGMRQLGLDGTIQEQSRKVRIQDVKLLSLRYWLLVLTIMFFYNGIFPFIADASKFIQDKYSGYSQKEAAYIAGAVYDSSLVLSASVGILIDYVGLRGIFAVTCAVLTLPVFGLLAFSFVPPLVSTIWLGVTYSFAAASMWPSIPLVVPQATLGTAMGLATSIQMIGIGVSNLVVGQILGTKSSETKIPLWRWQRMMIFMLANTISCIVTSVLLNIVDHRQGGTLNKTTKRSGQAERDSDREPLNQAEEEQNEDEEDEAVRSRSVNS, translated from the exons ACATGTCCCAATGCAACGGTGATCAATGGGACAGTGGACTGTGTGGAGGGATTGGGGATGAATCCTCAGCAGTACAATCTTCTGTATGCCATCTATGCTTGGAC GAATGCAGTAGTGGTGATCATGGCTGGGTTCCTGATTGACAAATTAGGAAACCGCT TTGGAGTGTTTCTGTTCTCTTTCCTGTGCGTTCTGGGCTCGTCACTGTTCGCACTGGGCTCTCACTTCAAAGGAACGCCCTACCTGCTGCCGCTCATGCTCACAGGTCGACTGCTGTTTGGATCAGGCAATGGATCTCTGACCA TTGTTCAGAACCGCATCACAGCCTTCTGGTTCAAAGGGAAGGAGCTGGCCTTGGCTTTCGGTCTGACCCTGGCTTTCTCTCGCCTGGGGTCAGTCCTGAACTTCTTCCTCACTCAGAGGTTTGAAGAAAGTTATGGCATGCAGTGGACACTCTGGGGTG GTACACTGTTGTGTGTGCTGGGCTTTGTGTCTGCTGTTATAGTCAGTGCCCTGGACAAGATCGGTATGAGGCAGCTGGGTCTTGATGGCACCATCCAAGAGCAGTCCCGCAAAGTG AGGATTCAGGATGTGAAGCTCCTGTCGCTAAGATACTGGCTGCTGGTTCTTACCATCATGTTCTTCTACAACGGCATCTTTCCGTTCATCGCAGATGCAAG TAAATTCATTCAGGATAAGTACAGCGGCTACAGTCAGAAAGAGGCGGCCTATATCGCAGGGGCGGTTTACGACAGCTCACTTGTCCTCTCAGCCAGCGTGGGCATTCTCATA gATTATGTGGGTCTGCGGGGCATTTTTGCAGTGACCTGTGCCGTCCTCACACTGCCTGTGTTTGGACTCCTGGCCTTCAGCTTCGTCCCTCCTCTCGTCTCCACCATATGGCTGGGGGTCACCTACTCCTTTGCTGCT GCAAGCATGTGGCCGTCTATTCCCCTCGTGGTGCCTCAGGCCACTCTGGGAACAGCCATGGGTCTGGCCACCTCCATACAGATGATTGGGATTGGGGTGTCCAATCTGGTTGTTGGGCAGATTTTGGGCACCAAGTCAAG TGAGACTAAAATCCCATTGTGGCGCTGGCAGAGGATGATGATCTTCATGTTGGCCAACACCATCAGCTGCATCGTCACCTCAGTGCTGCTCAACATTGTTGACCATAGACAG gGTGGGACCCTGAATAAGACAACCAAGAGGTCAgggcaggcagagagagactCCGACAGAGAGCCGCTCAACCAGGCAGAGGAAGAGCAGAacgaggatgaggaggatgaggcGGTCAGATCTCGTTCTGTCAACTCCTAa